One segment of Rubripirellula amarantea DNA contains the following:
- a CDS encoding serine/threonine protein kinase, translating into MNRANTACRPQLIDEFLSGDISPELLIELEEHLNECPKCDQSLLVRTANPDLWDDAKKFLTSNELERATAGCTIDVSSVLDPTDDPNMMGRFGGYEITGVIGRGGMGVVLKGHDVSLDRFVAIKLLNPTYSSNSAARVRFAREAQAAAAVVHDNVIAIYGVSEWNGIPFLVMPYIKGESLQQRIDRTSPMSIENTLEVSLQIARGLAAAHDQGLVHRDIKPANILMPSSVSRVLITDFGLARAADDASLTSSGVIAGTPQYMSPEQSAGESVDARTDLFSLGSVMFAMQCGHSPFRAETSYGTLHKVRTQQHRQLSKINNQTPLWLEQIVDRLLEKDPNHRFASASDLADHLEECLAHIRQPGTTVLPAIQTRKTQRKRLRSSWLFAVAGLIALSAISYFLMPSPPSIPSTAIESTDSSEPSLAWEVDDSDLLKLELELQSLIRETAVDFDD; encoded by the coding sequence ATGAACCGTGCCAACACAGCCTGCCGTCCACAATTGATCGATGAGTTTCTTTCCGGAGACATCTCACCGGAGTTACTTATCGAACTCGAAGAACACTTGAACGAATGCCCCAAGTGCGACCAATCCTTGTTGGTGCGTACAGCAAATCCAGATCTTTGGGACGATGCCAAGAAGTTCCTTACCTCGAATGAACTCGAACGGGCAACCGCAGGTTGCACCATAGACGTCTCTAGCGTTCTCGACCCGACGGACGATCCCAACATGATGGGACGCTTCGGAGGATACGAGATCACGGGCGTGATCGGGCGCGGTGGCATGGGAGTTGTGTTGAAGGGGCACGATGTTTCGCTGGATCGATTCGTTGCCATCAAGCTTCTCAATCCGACCTACAGCAGCAATTCTGCGGCCCGAGTAAGGTTTGCTCGCGAGGCTCAAGCCGCAGCCGCAGTCGTTCACGATAACGTGATCGCGATCTACGGTGTTTCGGAGTGGAACGGTATTCCGTTTCTAGTCATGCCCTACATCAAAGGCGAATCGCTGCAGCAGCGTATCGACCGCACATCACCCATGTCGATCGAAAACACACTCGAAGTCAGTCTGCAAATCGCTCGGGGTCTCGCGGCGGCGCACGACCAGGGGTTGGTTCACCGCGACATCAAACCCGCGAACATCTTGATGCCCTCAAGCGTGTCGCGAGTGTTGATCACCGACTTTGGGCTTGCCCGAGCCGCCGACGATGCCAGCCTCACTTCCAGCGGCGTGATCGCTGGAACACCCCAGTACATGTCACCCGAACAATCGGCGGGCGAATCAGTTGATGCACGAACCGACTTGTTCAGCCTCGGCAGCGTGATGTTTGCGATGCAATGCGGGCATTCGCCGTTCCGCGCCGAAACATCGTACGGAACGCTGCACAAAGTCCGAACGCAGCAGCACCGTCAGCTATCGAAAATCAACAACCAGACGCCGTTATGGTTGGAACAGATCGTTGATCGACTGCTTGAGAAAGACCCCAATCATCGCTTCGCATCAGCAAGTGATCTCGCTGATCACTTAGAGGAGTGCTTGGCTCATATTCGCCAACCCGGCACGACCGTCCTGCCGGCTATTCAAACCAGGAAGACGCAGCGAAAGCGATTGCGATCGAGTTGGCTGTTCGCTGTTGCTGGCTTGATCGCATTGAGTGCGATTTCCTACTTCCTAATGCCGAGCCCCCCATCTATTCCAAGCACTGCGATTGAATCAACGGATTCGTCGGAACCGTCGCTTGCTTGGGAAGTCGATGACAGCGACCTGTTGAAGCTCGAGCTTGAACTGCAATCACTGATTCGAGAAACCGCAGTGGATTTCGACGATTGA
- a CDS encoding cyclic nucleotide-binding domain-containing protein: protein MDELMSTADISWLRTREPFASMDESAFPRSTPIDGILRCDTKLHRCDPGEIIVREGDYGNSAFLVLAGEVSVVVDSLPPESLGRHTNKPLSWIDALGQYLGRSFTGKGLTEARTESQITTNVTESNSDSNQQATIREVDDHPAIFLQDFAAVLKGGNTVTLGPGELFGEVAAMYRSPRTATVVAKSEAALLEIRWQGLKILRRDRKFADSLDNHYRSHWLSVHLRELPLLRHVPEENLQRVAQATQMRSFGRMEWNSDYKKTRELPVQEQIASEPLVATEGAMPTDLVIVRSGFGRLSQAYGVSERTTAYLGKGHVFGLEELAHNVARPEGTPPQTLKNSLRAIGFLDTLQIPVETFATEVMPHVRRSELPEQVADWLTQASQPPSQERRRVTRDRRRRERDDDKASADWQDLPSSSGQQFQPTGLLEFIVQNRLNNGRQAMVIDLHRCTRCDDCVKACAATHDGNPRFIRQGVSHERLQFTQACMQCQDPVCMIGCPTGAISRNLETGVVGIHESICVGCGTCASACPYENINMVEVQDRTGRPFVDVSTGRPIRKATKCDMCQESPSGPACAAACPHDAMVRIDLTESSPLREWLDQRGAA, encoded by the coding sequence ATGGACGAATTAATGTCCACTGCGGATATCTCTTGGCTGCGCACTCGCGAACCATTCGCATCGATGGACGAGTCGGCTTTTCCACGCAGCACCCCCATCGACGGCATCCTACGTTGTGACACAAAGCTGCATCGTTGTGACCCCGGCGAGATCATTGTTCGCGAAGGGGATTACGGCAACAGTGCATTTCTAGTCTTAGCGGGCGAAGTCAGCGTGGTCGTAGATTCGCTACCCCCGGAAAGCCTGGGACGCCACACCAACAAACCACTGTCGTGGATAGACGCGTTGGGTCAGTACCTGGGTCGCAGCTTCACCGGCAAGGGACTGACGGAAGCTCGCACCGAGTCACAAATCACGACGAATGTTACTGAGAGCAATTCTGATTCGAATCAGCAAGCGACGATCCGAGAGGTCGATGACCATCCGGCGATCTTCTTGCAGGACTTTGCTGCGGTGTTAAAAGGCGGAAACACGGTAACGCTTGGACCGGGTGAATTATTCGGTGAGGTCGCGGCCATGTACCGGTCACCGCGAACGGCGACGGTGGTCGCGAAATCCGAAGCAGCGTTACTCGAGATCCGTTGGCAAGGACTCAAGATCCTTCGTCGCGATCGAAAGTTTGCCGACTCGCTCGACAATCATTACCGAAGCCATTGGCTGTCTGTCCACCTTCGCGAACTTCCACTGCTTCGCCACGTCCCCGAAGAAAATCTGCAACGAGTCGCCCAGGCTACTCAGATGCGTTCGTTCGGTCGGATGGAATGGAATTCAGATTACAAAAAGACTCGCGAACTTCCCGTTCAAGAGCAAATCGCGTCCGAACCTTTGGTTGCAACCGAAGGTGCGATGCCAACTGACCTTGTGATTGTGCGAAGTGGGTTCGGCCGATTGTCGCAAGCTTACGGTGTTTCCGAGCGAACGACAGCTTACTTAGGCAAAGGACACGTATTTGGACTGGAAGAACTAGCGCACAACGTCGCTCGTCCAGAAGGCACGCCGCCGCAAACATTAAAGAACTCGCTTCGCGCCATTGGATTTCTCGATACGCTGCAAATTCCAGTTGAAACGTTTGCCACCGAAGTGATGCCGCACGTACGGCGAAGCGAACTGCCGGAACAAGTCGCGGATTGGTTGACGCAAGCTTCGCAGCCACCTAGCCAAGAACGTCGCCGTGTGACGCGAGACCGTCGGCGACGCGAGCGCGACGACGACAAAGCCTCGGCTGATTGGCAAGACTTACCGAGTTCATCGGGACAACAGTTTCAACCCACGGGACTGCTTGAGTTCATCGTTCAAAACCGTCTCAATAATGGTCGACAAGCGATGGTGATTGACCTGCACCGCTGTACCCGGTGCGATGACTGCGTCAAAGCGTGCGCGGCAACTCATGACGGAAATCCGCGTTTCATCCGCCAGGGAGTTTCGCACGAGCGTTTGCAGTTCACTCAGGCCTGCATGCAGTGCCAAGATCCGGTTTGCATGATCGGTTGCCCCACCGGCGCGATTTCTCGCAATCTGGAAACCGGAGTCGTGGGAATCCATGAATCGATCTGCGTGGGCTGCGGTACGTGCGCGTCAGCTTGCCCCTACGAAAACATCAACATGGTCGAAGTTCAAGACCGAACCGGCCGGCCGTTTGTAGACGTTAGCACCGGACGACCTATTCGCAAAGCAACCAAATGCGATATGTGCCAGGAATCGCCAAGCGGCCCCGCGTGTGCAGCAGCGTGTCCGCATGATGCGATGGTACGAATCGACCTGACGGAATCTAGCCCACTGCGAGAGTGGCTCGATCAACGAGGTGCCGCATGA
- a CDS encoding tetratricopeptide repeat protein, with amino-acid sequence MPQRIALRTFAFFALLTATGLSSMPADEADEATVQSELERIDQSLSTMSTDDFEGVDSVRKLVKQAFDLQMKLQAERIERAELDLARVKQQYAERLNSSDEIVERKVIELTKVAESDNTMPASLLSTEGWKAWGQRDYRTALTRFEAALKKDPKYIHAINGLGWTHIHLQEYDKAIEIFKSAMKLDPNHGGVTNGLGQALMLTGRFDEAEAMLTEATEFTIKVNGEAKAIQLQITASWFGLVETLMRQKKYDAVIEWTERYLKHDPENERMKDYLEKAQANK; translated from the coding sequence ATGCCCCAACGCATCGCCCTTCGCACTTTCGCTTTCTTTGCCTTGCTTACAGCAACAGGCCTTTCCAGCATGCCGGCTGATGAAGCCGACGAAGCAACCGTTCAATCCGAACTCGAACGTATAGATCAGAGTCTATCGACGATGTCGACCGATGACTTCGAAGGCGTCGATTCCGTCCGCAAACTCGTGAAGCAGGCCTTCGACCTGCAAATGAAACTGCAGGCCGAGCGTATTGAACGAGCGGAGCTAGATTTGGCTCGCGTCAAGCAACAATATGCCGAGCGGTTGAATTCGTCGGATGAAATTGTCGAACGCAAAGTCATCGAACTTACCAAGGTAGCGGAATCCGATAATACAATGCCCGCTAGCCTGCTATCGACCGAGGGCTGGAAAGCATGGGGACAGCGTGACTACCGCACAGCACTGACTAGGTTTGAAGCCGCCCTAAAGAAGGACCCTAAGTATATCCACGCAATCAACGGGCTCGGTTGGACACACATTCACCTTCAGGAATACGACAAAGCCATCGAAATCTTCAAGTCAGCGATGAAACTTGACCCCAACCATGGCGGCGTGACCAACGGACTCGGACAAGCGTTGATGTTGACCGGGCGATTTGATGAGGCGGAAGCCATGCTGACGGAAGCTACCGAATTCACCATCAAAGTGAATGGTGAAGCGAAAGCGATCCAACTGCAGATCACCGCGTCTTGGTTCGGGCTTGTCGAAACCCTGATGCGGCAAAAGAAATATGACGCCGTGATCGAGTGGACCGAGCGTTACCTTAAGCACGATCCCGAGAACGAGCGGATGAAGGATTACCTCGAAAAAGCCCAAGCCAATAAGTAA
- a CDS encoding cytochrome c3 family protein, translated as MRRDELDIARPSGLDRPNERWMCGHSGEGSTSKCSFGPNQRGRCPLAEACRPRRTWAGRKKQVAFLSSLLLVAIVVAMAWLSEPASVIKPGDLSSAHAQILESTLETQRCASCHVDVNEPGTFSLTQVASHVIGMGDNARSQSQLCMDCHHVTIDRDTAMKAHNLPINQRDQLRLASATSGTSDRSTSWHDALPSPAVDQENIQCSACHREHHGAEHDLRRLSDAQCQTCHQDRFGDFASSHPSFGDWPYGRGGNIGFDHRTHMTKHYPASSGAGESSGMTFDCSKCHTVDALGQVARTVSYEAACASCHDDGLRLEVSEGLELLALPTIPESAAKSIANWPEAATGFFDGNVSPLTRLLLRGADDKATTKAINRLADDGFARLNPNNDGDIEFAATVAGSLRELMERISFDGQTAIVDRLVASGIKQETANHLAQSFSPQLVDGAIERWFGERSAFAQRRQQASVFRAVQFQKPGDDELLEQDDLLAGDDLLVGNDLLGGDDPLGGDALLGDDLLGDDLLGDDLLGDDDLLGGDPLAVQDTSEPKSKKRFDADRMLKSGGWYRDDTRLAIRYRGSGHADPSLVAVIEAAAQLGGLDKFNVQMLEHKAVKACLQCHAGAASYAGLWKSEPLVGSRSQFTKFSHTPHLNIASLSDCKACHQVQSGLDVSTISSESIAEFVPIEQQDCAACHHKNAASDSCVDCHRYHISP; from the coding sequence ATGCGTCGCGACGAACTTGATATCGCTCGTCCCTCGGGGCTGGACCGACCCAACGAACGTTGGATGTGTGGACACTCTGGCGAAGGCAGCACATCGAAATGCAGCTTTGGTCCCAATCAGCGTGGACGTTGTCCCTTGGCCGAAGCCTGTCGGCCCCGCCGCACGTGGGCAGGACGAAAGAAGCAAGTCGCGTTTCTAAGTTCGTTGTTGTTGGTCGCGATTGTCGTGGCAATGGCATGGTTGTCGGAACCGGCCAGCGTGATCAAACCGGGTGATTTGTCGTCCGCTCACGCCCAAATCCTGGAATCAACTTTAGAGACACAGCGATGTGCGTCCTGTCATGTTGATGTGAATGAACCGGGAACCTTCTCGCTCACCCAAGTGGCTTCCCATGTGATCGGCATGGGCGATAACGCAAGGTCTCAATCGCAGTTGTGCATGGATTGTCACCATGTGACGATCGATCGCGATACCGCAATGAAGGCTCACAACTTACCTATCAACCAGCGAGACCAGCTTCGTTTAGCATCAGCGACTTCCGGCACCTCCGATCGAAGTACCTCGTGGCACGACGCTCTGCCCTCACCAGCCGTCGATCAAGAGAACATCCAGTGCAGTGCATGTCATCGTGAACATCACGGGGCAGAGCACGACCTGAGACGACTTTCTGATGCCCAGTGCCAAACCTGTCATCAAGACCGATTTGGCGATTTCGCTTCCTCGCACCCTTCGTTCGGTGACTGGCCGTACGGGCGAGGAGGAAACATCGGCTTCGACCACCGAACTCACATGACCAAGCACTACCCCGCATCGTCTGGTGCGGGTGAATCATCGGGCATGACCTTTGACTGCAGCAAGTGTCACACGGTGGATGCGCTCGGGCAGGTGGCACGCACGGTCAGCTATGAAGCAGCCTGCGCGTCCTGTCATGATGACGGGCTGCGTTTGGAAGTATCCGAAGGTTTGGAACTACTCGCGTTGCCAACGATCCCCGAATCGGCAGCAAAGTCGATTGCAAATTGGCCCGAAGCGGCGACGGGTTTCTTCGACGGAAACGTATCCCCGCTAACGCGATTGTTGCTGCGGGGCGCCGACGACAAGGCAACAACCAAGGCGATCAACAGGCTTGCCGATGATGGGTTTGCCCGATTGAACCCCAACAATGATGGCGACATTGAGTTCGCGGCGACTGTGGCTGGTTCGCTTCGCGAACTGATGGAACGAATTTCGTTCGACGGACAAACCGCAATCGTAGATCGACTAGTCGCTTCGGGTATCAAACAAGAAACGGCCAACCACTTAGCTCAATCGTTTTCACCACAACTCGTTGACGGTGCCATCGAACGATGGTTCGGCGAACGATCCGCGTTCGCCCAGCGACGCCAGCAGGCCAGCGTGTTTCGAGCTGTCCAGTTCCAGAAACCGGGCGACGACGAGTTACTGGAACAAGATGACTTGCTCGCAGGTGACGACTTACTGGTCGGTAACGACTTACTCGGTGGTGATGATCCACTCGGTGGCGATGCCCTGCTCGGTGACGATCTGCTGGGTGACGATCTGCTGGGTGACGATCTGCTGGGTGATGACGATCTGCTGGGTGGCGATCCATTAGCCGTTCAGGATACCTCCGAGCCCAAATCGAAGAAGCGGTTTGATGCCGATCGAATGTTGAAATCAGGCGGTTGGTATCGCGACGACACTCGATTGGCGATCCGATATCGTGGTAGTGGTCATGCCGATCCCTCGCTCGTCGCCGTCATCGAAGCCGCGGCACAACTTGGCGGCTTGGACAAGTTCAACGTCCAGATGTTAGAGCACAAAGCGGTCAAGGCATGTCTACAGTGCCACGCGGGAGCAGCCTCCTATGCAGGACTTTGGAAATCCGAGCCACTGGTGGGTAGCCGCAGTCAGTTCACAAAGTTCTCGCATACTCCGCATTTGAACATCGCGTCATTGTCAGATTGCAAGGCTTGCCATCAAGTGCAATCGGGGTTGGATGTTAGCACGATTTCGAGCGAGTCCATCGCTGAATTTGTTCCGATCGAACAGCAAGATTGCGCAGCGTGTCACCATAAGAATGCCGCTAGCGATTCGTGCGTGGACTGCCATCGCTACCACATCTCGCCCTGA
- a CDS encoding DNA gyrase/topoisomerase IV subunit A, translating to MAKRRKSNKKDSSGKSSDSDSLFSGLDPALIGIPLRQAAQEKYLNYSLSVITSRALPDVRDGLKPVQRRILYTMNQQGLSATAKHRKCAKVVGDVMGNYHPHGDSSIYEALVRMSQNFSLRMPLVDGSGNFGSIDGDNAAAMRYTECRMSPVAAEILADLATRTVAFKANYDGSREEPVVLPSRVPNLLVNGATGIAVGMATNIPPHNLKEVCLALLKLLRDPEVKDYQLVANDAVQGPDFPTGGQITNTKEELREIYATGTGTIKLRGTHKMVKAPNGNRVLQIVSIPFGVNKATMCERIGELVFGGKLPLVTEVRDLSTDEIRVDLLLKKDADENKVLAFLYKNTQLQNNFNVNLTCLVPTENPEVGAPNRLSLKEILWHFLHFRLDVLTRRLENELASLERRIHILNGFALIFDALDEIIRIIRRSDGKPDAAKKIMAKFPADAKGNGLDEEQTDAILELKLYRLARLEINLILDELKAKEKRARDIRKLLNEDTKDTNASGRWKIIREEIETLVNDYGKDEAGKRRSIIDTVEEQEYTAEDFIVAEDCHVMVTRDGWIKRQKQIADPSKSRLRQGDSVLACVAGSTRETIGLFSSLGVCYTVRMADIPASTGFGEPIQKLFKMKDGEKIIAVMSFDPRVIGDVKEDPKKPDLCPEAHGLAATSNGFALRFGLESFVEASTRSGRRYARVSGDARVIDVVSIHGSETILAISRDCRAMVCSAEEINYLSGPGKGVTLIRLAKGDELLGFKASTGDRDLLLVKTNRGAEKTISTVKYRVTSRGGRGNEIQKNGKIAEIVLPPVEAPSELPS from the coding sequence GTGGCTAAGCGGCGTAAAAGCAACAAGAAAGATAGCTCCGGAAAAAGCAGCGACTCGGATTCACTGTTTTCAGGACTCGACCCAGCCCTGATCGGCATTCCGTTGCGCCAAGCCGCTCAAGAAAAGTATCTCAACTACTCGTTGTCGGTGATCACTAGCCGAGCCCTGCCGGACGTTCGTGACGGACTCAAACCGGTGCAGCGACGGATTCTGTACACGATGAACCAGCAGGGTTTGTCGGCAACCGCGAAGCATCGAAAATGTGCCAAGGTCGTCGGCGACGTGATGGGTAATTACCACCCGCACGGCGACTCGTCGATCTACGAAGCGCTCGTACGAATGTCGCAGAACTTTTCGTTGCGCATGCCTTTGGTTGACGGCAGCGGTAACTTCGGCAGCATTGACGGCGATAACGCCGCCGCCATGCGTTACACCGAATGTCGCATGTCGCCGGTGGCGGCTGAAATCTTGGCTGACCTCGCTACTCGTACCGTTGCGTTCAAAGCCAACTATGACGGTAGTCGCGAAGAGCCCGTTGTATTGCCATCACGCGTACCCAACCTGCTGGTCAATGGCGCGACCGGCATCGCCGTCGGAATGGCAACCAACATTCCGCCACACAACCTCAAGGAAGTTTGCCTAGCACTATTGAAGTTGTTGCGAGATCCCGAGGTCAAAGACTATCAGCTTGTTGCCAACGACGCCGTGCAGGGACCCGACTTTCCGACCGGCGGTCAAATTACGAACACCAAGGAAGAACTTCGCGAGATCTACGCCACGGGCACGGGAACCATCAAGCTTCGCGGCACGCACAAGATGGTCAAAGCACCCAACGGCAATCGCGTTTTGCAAATCGTTTCGATTCCATTCGGTGTTAATAAAGCCACGATGTGCGAGCGCATTGGCGAGCTAGTTTTCGGCGGCAAGTTGCCGTTGGTCACCGAAGTGCGAGATCTTTCGACTGACGAAATTCGAGTCGACCTGCTGCTGAAAAAGGATGCTGATGAGAACAAGGTTCTCGCGTTCCTGTACAAGAACACACAGCTTCAGAATAATTTTAACGTCAACTTGACGTGTCTAGTGCCGACCGAAAATCCAGAAGTCGGCGCGCCGAATCGTTTGAGCCTAAAGGAAATTCTGTGGCACTTTTTACACTTCCGACTCGACGTCCTGACTCGTCGATTGGAAAACGAATTAGCCAGCCTTGAACGTCGGATTCACATCCTCAACGGTTTCGCACTGATCTTCGATGCGCTTGACGAAATCATTCGCATCATTCGCCGCAGCGACGGTAAACCCGACGCGGCCAAAAAGATCATGGCAAAGTTTCCCGCCGACGCGAAGGGAAACGGTCTCGACGAGGAACAAACCGACGCGATCTTGGAATTGAAACTGTATCGGCTCGCACGACTCGAAATTAACTTGATTCTTGACGAACTCAAAGCCAAAGAAAAACGAGCTCGTGATATTCGCAAACTGCTTAACGAAGACACGAAGGACACCAACGCATCAGGCCGTTGGAAAATCATTCGTGAAGAGATCGAAACGCTCGTTAACGATTATGGCAAAGACGAAGCTGGCAAGCGGCGTTCGATTATTGATACCGTTGAAGAGCAAGAGTACACCGCCGAAGACTTTATCGTGGCCGAAGATTGCCACGTGATGGTGACAAGAGACGGTTGGATCAAGCGGCAAAAACAGATCGCGGATCCATCCAAGAGTCGCCTGCGTCAGGGAGATTCGGTGCTCGCCTGCGTTGCGGGCAGCACGCGAGAAACGATCGGATTATTTTCGTCCTTGGGTGTTTGCTACACCGTTCGGATGGCCGACATTCCGGCATCGACTGGTTTCGGCGAACCCATTCAAAAGCTTTTTAAGATGAAAGACGGCGAGAAGATCATCGCCGTGATGTCATTCGATCCACGTGTGATCGGTGACGTCAAGGAAGATCCTAAGAAGCCGGATCTTTGTCCCGAGGCTCATGGGTTGGCGGCAACTTCCAACGGGTTCGCATTGCGATTTGGCTTGGAATCTTTCGTCGAAGCCTCGACACGAAGCGGTCGTCGTTACGCACGCGTTAGCGGTGATGCTCGTGTGATTGATGTCGTTTCGATTCACGGTAGCGAAACGATCCTGGCGATCTCACGTGATTGTCGGGCGATGGTGTGTTCGGCCGAAGAGATCAACTACTTGTCTGGACCTGGCAAAGGCGTGACGCTTATTCGTTTGGCCAAGGGAGACGAGTTGTTGGGATTCAAAGCCAGCACGGGCGATCGCGATTTGTTGCTGGTGAAGACAAATCGTGGCGCCGAGAAAACGATTTCGACCGTCAAGTATCGCGTCACGTCGCGCGGCGGACGTGGGAACGAGATTCAAAAGAACGGTAAGATCGCTGAAATCGTTTTGCCACCGGTCGAAGCACCATCGGAATTGCCGAGCTAA
- a CDS encoding RNA polymerase sigma factor — translation MSTIVPMPDPETRASLLLKIRDPQDATAWREFSAMYRPVVERMAQLRGMQPADADDLAQQVLLAIANAIERFEPDDDRAKFRTWLRTIARRAIINAMTRGVPDRGAGGSEMIGLLHEQPAPDAMTETLDLEYRREIFRVAADQIRNDFHDDTWNAFWQTTVEGIDVDQVAKQLGRSRGSVYTARSRVMLRLKQKVQELDMGLNS, via the coding sequence TTGTCGACAATTGTCCCAATGCCCGATCCGGAAACCCGCGCCAGCCTATTGCTGAAAATTCGCGACCCGCAGGATGCTACTGCGTGGCGAGAGTTTTCGGCGATGTATCGGCCCGTGGTCGAGCGAATGGCTCAACTGCGAGGAATGCAACCAGCAGACGCTGACGACTTGGCCCAACAAGTCTTGTTGGCAATCGCCAACGCCATCGAGCGTTTTGAACCGGACGACGACCGAGCCAAGTTTCGCACATGGCTAAGAACCATCGCGAGAAGAGCGATCATCAACGCGATGACCCGAGGGGTTCCAGATCGAGGGGCCGGCGGTAGCGAAATGATAGGACTGCTTCACGAACAACCCGCACCGGATGCGATGACCGAAACTTTGGATCTTGAGTACCGCCGCGAGATCTTCCGCGTCGCGGCTGACCAAATCCGCAATGACTTCCACGACGATACCTGGAATGCATTTTGGCAAACCACCGTCGAGGGAATCGACGTCGACCAAGTAGCCAAGCAACTCGGTCGATCTCGAGGCAGTGTCTACACCGCTCGCAGCCGTGTCATGCTTCGGCTGAAACAGAAAGTTCAAGAACTCGACATGGGGCTGAACTCATGA